Proteins encoded in a region of the Teredinibacter purpureus genome:
- a CDS encoding HDOD domain-containing protein — protein MPLPASIQELLDTQKVTYNIAQMDDRITSLALVQQQQQACLVQSILLQDAQGRVQVLLPGGSMVDLDALQQQTGRHFEGVNIEELKPLMKEGELSCVPALPRWQGMPTIVDAALLKQKKLWLYAGTDGSMLEIAQQDFASIITSSDVVDCATPIPQFVTDARGDEEKILDSVKRFTQKRIRQRLDETLELPPLPETAQRIIKLRADPNADINDLANIVEIDPSLAAQVVSWAASPYYSAPGKIKSVHDAIVRVLGFDMVLNLALGLALGRTMSMRSLTPAHIDEYWRGAVYTAAAVEGLVTSIGRESRPSFGMAYLSGLLNNFGYLVMAEIFPPYWSNIERVCKANPHVPMASVEQHLLGVTGNQVASWLMDNWNMPQEVVVALRQQHNAEYVDEYAVYAKLVHIAQNLLAGAGFGKTLARPIPERLFEELQLDRETAKVTIDNILESGEDLDAIAEKMRG, from the coding sequence GTGCCATTACCCGCCAGTATTCAAGAGTTACTCGATACCCAAAAAGTGACTTACAACATTGCTCAAATGGATGATCGCATAACAAGCCTTGCGCTAGTGCAGCAGCAACAGCAAGCCTGTCTTGTTCAGTCAATACTGCTTCAAGATGCGCAGGGACGTGTACAAGTTTTACTGCCTGGTGGTTCCATGGTCGATCTAGATGCGCTTCAGCAACAAACTGGCCGTCATTTTGAAGGTGTGAATATCGAAGAGCTAAAGCCGTTAATGAAAGAAGGTGAGCTGAGCTGTGTTCCGGCGCTACCGCGTTGGCAAGGTATGCCCACCATTGTAGACGCAGCGTTACTGAAGCAGAAAAAATTATGGTTGTATGCCGGTACAGACGGCTCGATGTTAGAAATTGCGCAACAAGATTTTGCGAGTATTATCACCTCTTCGGATGTAGTGGATTGCGCGACGCCTATTCCACAATTCGTAACCGATGCGCGTGGCGATGAAGAAAAAATATTGGATTCGGTCAAACGTTTCACGCAGAAACGTATTCGACAACGGTTAGACGAAACCTTGGAATTGCCACCGCTTCCCGAAACGGCTCAACGCATTATTAAATTACGCGCCGATCCCAACGCTGACATTAATGATCTAGCCAACATTGTTGAAATTGATCCCAGCCTTGCTGCGCAGGTGGTGAGTTGGGCGGCTTCACCCTACTATTCTGCTCCAGGAAAAATTAAATCAGTCCATGATGCCATCGTGCGGGTGTTAGGTTTTGATATGGTTTTAAATCTCGCACTGGGTTTAGCTTTAGGGCGAACAATGTCGATGCGAAGCTTAACGCCCGCTCATATTGATGAGTATTGGCGCGGCGCGGTCTATACGGCGGCGGCGGTTGAAGGCTTGGTTACCAGTATAGGCCGAGAGAGCCGTCCAAGTTTTGGAATGGCGTACCTTTCGGGCCTGCTGAATAATTTTGGTTATTTAGTCATGGCTGAAATATTCCCACCTTATTGGAGTAACATTGAGCGGGTGTGTAAAGCCAACCCCCATGTACCTATGGCATCGGTCGAACAACATTTACTCGGTGTTACGGGCAATCAAGTGGCTTCTTGGCTCATGGATAATTGGAATATGCCGCAAGAAGTTGTGGTTGCATTACGCCAGCAGCACAATGCTGAATACGTCGATGAATATGCTGTGTATGCCAAACTCGTGCATATCGCCCAAAACTTACTGGCCGGAGCAGGGTTTGGAAAAACCCTCGCGCGCCCAATACCCGAACGTTTATTTGAAGAGCTGCAACTCGACAGAGAAACCGCCAAGGTCACCATCGACAATATTTTAGAGTCCGGCGAAGATCTAGACGCCATTGCGGAAAAAATGCGTGGTTAA
- the recG gene encoding ATP-dependent DNA helicase RecG, which yields MPLENLPVTVIKGVGERLAVTLEKIGLKTLQDILFHLPIRYLDRTHITAIAQLQLNTTVMIQARVLRVQVAMGRKRSLVVIVEDDTGTVCLRFYHFSGYQKDKFQQGALLRCYGEPRLGTSGMEFYHPEYDFVDERQPTPVDENLTPIYGLTEGISQTRMRGIVEQAVAMIHQYPPDEMLPVEVNHNFQCESLTHALTYMHHPPHDAPVATLMEGLHPNQQRLAFEELLANFLARRKIHALAAIESAPVLVLASDLRERFLAQLPFSLTGAQERVIADIARDLIAGKPMLRMVQGDVGSGKTLVAAMAALAGVSSGRQVAVVAPTEILAEQHFYNFSDWMRVLGFNVEWLVGKLTAAKRRDALVRIASGEAHIVVGTHALFQEDVTFSQLGLAVIDEQHRFGVDQRLSLRQKSPAGAIAHQLVMTATPIPRTLAMTAYAELDYSVIDELPPGRTPINTVLISQSRREQVIERIRLACIDGKQAYWVCTLVEDSETLAAANAEETVCLLREALSGLSIGLVHGRLKSREKEAVMASFKCGDLQLLVATTVIEVGVDVPNASLMIIENPERLGLAQLHQLRGRVGRGRVASHCVLLYGAKLSEQARSRLQVLRDTNDGFVVAERDLQLRGPGELLGTRQTGEAQYRVADLVRDEHLLERVNALGEHLLENQPSIADKLVQRWVGQRKIYAQV from the coding sequence ATTCCGTTGGAAAATTTGCCCGTGACGGTAATAAAAGGTGTGGGTGAAAGACTCGCCGTGACGCTGGAAAAAATTGGGTTAAAAACCCTACAAGATATTCTTTTTCATCTCCCTATTCGTTATCTCGATCGCACACACATTACCGCTATCGCGCAATTACAGCTGAATACCACGGTGATGATTCAGGCGCGCGTATTGCGTGTACAAGTCGCAATGGGTCGCAAGCGCAGCTTAGTGGTGATTGTAGAAGACGATACTGGAACCGTTTGTTTGCGGTTTTATCATTTTAGTGGCTACCAAAAAGATAAGTTTCAGCAGGGAGCGTTACTTCGGTGTTATGGCGAGCCGCGTTTGGGCACCTCTGGCATGGAGTTTTATCACCCCGAATATGACTTTGTGGATGAGCGACAGCCAACCCCTGTCGACGAAAATTTAACCCCTATTTATGGCCTCACCGAGGGTATTTCACAGACGCGAATGCGCGGGATTGTGGAGCAAGCGGTGGCAATGATTCATCAGTACCCGCCGGACGAGATGTTACCGGTCGAGGTTAATCACAACTTTCAATGCGAATCCTTAACGCACGCGCTCACCTATATGCACCACCCACCGCACGATGCGCCGGTAGCGACCTTGATGGAAGGCTTGCATCCGAATCAACAGCGTTTGGCGTTCGAAGAGCTATTAGCGAATTTCTTAGCGCGTCGAAAAATACATGCGCTGGCGGCCATCGAATCAGCACCCGTGCTTGTGCTTGCGTCTGACCTGCGAGAACGGTTTTTAGCGCAGTTACCGTTTTCCTTAACGGGCGCACAAGAGCGGGTAATCGCTGATATAGCGCGAGACCTTATTGCCGGCAAGCCAATGCTTCGCATGGTGCAGGGCGATGTTGGGTCGGGCAAAACCTTAGTTGCGGCAATGGCGGCTTTGGCGGGAGTGTCCAGTGGCCGACAGGTAGCCGTGGTTGCGCCAACTGAAATTTTAGCGGAGCAACATTTTTATAACTTTAGTGATTGGATGCGTGTTCTGGGTTTTAACGTGGAATGGTTGGTGGGTAAATTAACGGCAGCCAAACGTCGAGATGCGTTAGTCCGTATCGCGAGCGGTGAAGCGCACATTGTGGTGGGTACCCACGCACTTTTCCAAGAGGACGTTACGTTCAGTCAATTGGGCCTAGCGGTCATTGATGAACAGCACCGGTTTGGGGTGGACCAACGTTTAAGTCTTCGACAAAAATCCCCCGCAGGCGCCATAGCGCATCAACTTGTGATGACCGCGACACCCATACCGCGCACATTAGCGATGACCGCCTATGCCGAGCTGGACTATAGCGTTATCGACGAGCTGCCACCTGGGCGTACACCCATTAACACTGTTCTTATTAGTCAATCTCGCCGTGAACAGGTGATCGAGCGTATTCGGCTGGCGTGTATCGATGGCAAACAAGCTTACTGGGTGTGTACCCTCGTTGAAGATTCCGAAACACTTGCCGCAGCCAATGCAGAAGAGACCGTGTGTTTGCTAAGAGAAGCGCTTTCGGGGCTCTCTATTGGCTTGGTACACGGTCGGTTAAAGTCCCGTGAAAAAGAAGCCGTAATGGCATCGTTTAAGTGTGGCGACCTACAGCTATTGGTGGCCACCACGGTTATTGAAGTGGGCGTAGACGTACCGAACGCGAGCTTGATGATTATCGAAAATCCCGAGCGGCTTGGGCTGGCCCAGCTTCACCAGCTAAGGGGACGCGTAGGGCGTGGTCGCGTTGCGAGCCATTGCGTGTTGTTATACGGCGCAAAGTTATCTGAGCAAGCGCGTTCGCGGTTACAAGTATTGCGTGATACGAACGATGGCTTTGTTGTTGCCGAGCGAGATTTACAATTGCGCGGCCCAGGGGAACTTTTGGGTACCCGCCAAACTGGGGAGGCACAATACCGCGTGGCCGATCTGGTTCGCGACGAACACCTTCTCGAGCGTGTAAATGCGCTTGGCGAACATCTACTCGAAAACCAACCCAGTATCGCGGATAAGCTCGTACAGCGTTGGGTAGGCCAGCGTAAAATCTATGCGCAGGTCTAA
- a CDS encoding Gfo/Idh/MocA family protein: MMHSKFSRRHLIQVAGAIAAASSAYSSRVFSLPVKRKIGVALVGLGYYSQDLLAPALQLTKYCELKGIVTGSPEKVPVWQKQYGIADRNVYSYENMHEIADNHEIDVIYIVVPTALHMKYSVIAANAGKHVWCEKPMAMTASECETIIAACTKNQVQLTVGYRLHHEPNTQTVMEYARTKPFGAIESIVAQAGYEGEAPAADHWRLKRSMGGGALYDMGVYPINAARYALGEDPIAVSARLSVERKEIFKEVDESAELTLEFPSGAIAKCATSVGKNMNILRATCAEGWYELSPMQSYTGVKGKTSDGTFLNKTVVNQQAKQMDDDAIAIFHNSRVLAPGEEGLADIRVVEAALKSHAAGGERVELKKG, from the coding sequence ATGATGCATTCAAAATTTTCTAGGCGGCACTTAATCCAAGTAGCAGGCGCTATTGCAGCGGCTTCGAGTGCTTATAGTAGCCGCGTATTTTCGTTGCCGGTAAAACGTAAAATTGGCGTAGCGCTCGTAGGGCTGGGTTATTACAGTCAAGACCTATTGGCTCCAGCATTGCAGTTAACTAAATATTGCGAACTAAAAGGTATTGTTACCGGTAGCCCGGAAAAAGTGCCGGTATGGCAAAAGCAATACGGTATCGCCGACCGAAATGTTTATTCTTATGAAAATATGCACGAAATTGCCGACAACCACGAAATTGATGTTATTTACATTGTGGTCCCTACCGCGTTACATATGAAATATTCTGTGATAGCGGCGAATGCGGGTAAGCACGTGTGGTGTGAAAAACCCATGGCTATGACCGCAAGTGAATGCGAGACTATTATTGCCGCGTGTACAAAGAATCAGGTGCAGCTAACCGTGGGATATCGTTTACACCACGAACCGAACACTCAAACCGTGATGGAATATGCGCGCACCAAACCCTTTGGGGCGATCGAATCCATCGTTGCGCAAGCGGGTTATGAGGGGGAAGCACCTGCGGCAGATCACTGGCGATTAAAACGTTCAATGGGTGGTGGAGCTCTCTATGATATGGGTGTGTACCCCATTAATGCCGCGCGTTATGCGCTAGGTGAAGACCCCATCGCCGTGAGCGCACGCTTATCTGTAGAGCGAAAAGAGATATTTAAAGAGGTGGACGAATCCGCAGAGCTTACATTGGAATTTCCGAGCGGCGCTATCGCAAAATGTGCCACCAGTGTCGGTAAAAATATGAATATCTTACGGGCAACGTGCGCCGAAGGTTGGTACGAGCTTTCACCTATGCAGTCGTATACAGGTGTAAAGGGAAAAACGAGTGACGGAACATTCCTAAATAAGACCGTAGTGAATCAGCAAGCAAAGCAAATGGATGACGATGCTATAGCCATTTTCCATAACTCGCGCGTATTGGCGCCAGGAGAAGAAGGATTGGCAGATATCCGCGTAGTGGAGGCGGCGTTAAAATCCCATGCCGCGGGTGGTGAGAGAGTCGAGTTGAAAAAGGGGTAA
- a CDS encoding Mpo1-like protein, with protein MLWRLQWLTEYSQCHQNVINQRCHCVGIPLIILSIALFPFGMLWPALIRLAFSLFVVGWILQFVGHAFERKWPEFFHGWRFLFVGLRWWFTKVLKHNNRRA; from the coding sequence GTGTTATGGCGCTTACAGTGGCTGACGGAATATTCCCAGTGCCACCAAAATGTCATCAACCAGCGATGTCATTGCGTTGGTATACCCCTCATAATTTTATCTATTGCTCTCTTTCCTTTTGGTATGCTGTGGCCAGCGCTGATCAGGCTCGCGTTTAGTCTATTTGTTGTGGGCTGGATACTGCAGTTCGTAGGCCATGCTTTTGAACGCAAATGGCCGGAGTTTTTCCACGGTTGGCGCTTTCTCTTTGTGGGCCTACGGTGGTGGTTTACGAAAGTTCTAAAACATAATAATAGGAGGGCTTGA
- a CDS encoding DUF938 domain-containing protein yields MTKPFSQASENNKTPIVEVLERVFDISSKVLEIGSGTGQHAVHFSTQLTHLEWQPTDRAENLPGIEMWCSDVEHNRLNPPKPFDVLDDNWPVEGVDAVFSANTAHIMPWDITVRMIERVGEKLPTGGVFALYGPFNYEGKFTSESNANFDAWLRQQHPAQGIRDFEKMNALAEKVGLSIFEDNTMPANNRLLVWVKQSGIAGAGES; encoded by the coding sequence ATGACCAAGCCTTTTTCTCAAGCCAGTGAAAACAACAAAACCCCTATTGTAGAAGTACTAGAGCGCGTATTTGATATTTCGTCAAAAGTGCTCGAAATTGGTAGCGGCACTGGACAGCATGCCGTGCATTTTTCAACCCAATTAACGCATCTTGAATGGCAGCCAACAGATAGAGCAGAAAACCTACCCGGCATAGAAATGTGGTGTAGCGACGTGGAGCACAATCGATTAAACCCGCCGAAACCGTTTGATGTGCTAGACGATAATTGGCCGGTAGAGGGTGTTGATGCGGTTTTCAGCGCGAACACCGCGCATATAATGCCTTGGGATATTACCGTGCGAATGATAGAGCGAGTAGGCGAAAAACTGCCAACAGGGGGTGTATTTGCCTTGTATGGCCCGTTTAATTACGAGGGAAAGTTTACCAGCGAAAGTAATGCAAATTTTGATGCGTGGCTTAGGCAGCAGCACCCGGCGCAAGGTATTCGAGATTTTGAGAAAATGAATGCACTGGCCGAAAAGGTAGGCCTTTCTATTTTTGAAGACAATACTATGCCAGCCAATAATCGATTGTTGGTATGGGTAAAGCAGTCGGGCATTGCCGGTGCGGGAGAGTCGTAA
- a CDS encoding sensor domain-containing diguanylate cyclase: MTVLNNTFMRTLLVLIILVTTLVLGAYSIISREMIRQETAIERDVESRARALREYFVLSKHLLFSLRNTMESNLELAEAGLLHFPEITELRDIPSKGIYGRDNRYYGEPKLRLVGSLSGAGRLEDTDIHHYAELNAALSLNSMLESVIDAQPDLKWAYYTSAKKFFFLAPSVGLDQFHFEEKHLAKAFWQQAIPHNNPTLELVVTDVYEDAGGKGMMISLSLPVMHAHTFRGVVSLDIGLDSLAKEIRGSNIAGYSALIDEKHQVILKDALMESSAIEQRPGNLMYLQIIMEQQVMLLHKVPQKVLLELSLRASAARLVVIVFALALIYMVFHQNQLMRKIERLADTDPLTKLMNRRAMTRIVDSMITYNSRYHQHMSFMLLDIDHFKKVNDEFGHAVGDKVLVEVSSILTFNVRASDQVSRHGGEEFLIVLPNSDIKESERLAERIRMAVLTNVFSSDKLKLSISIGCAELLQDEEYSDVLNRADEALYRAKNNGRNQTIIA, translated from the coding sequence ATGACAGTATTGAACAACACATTTATGCGGACGTTACTGGTGCTGATAATACTAGTAACGACGCTTGTGCTGGGAGCCTACAGTATTATAAGTCGCGAAATGATTAGACAAGAAACGGCTATCGAGCGTGATGTTGAATCGCGTGCACGTGCATTGCGAGAATATTTTGTATTAAGTAAACATCTACTGTTTAGTTTACGGAATACGATGGAATCTAATTTAGAGCTGGCGGAAGCGGGTTTATTACATTTCCCCGAAATTACGGAGCTGCGCGATATTCCATCTAAGGGAATTTATGGTCGCGATAATCGCTATTATGGAGAGCCTAAGTTAAGGCTTGTGGGCTCGCTTTCGGGTGCTGGTCGGTTAGAAGATACGGATATTCATCATTACGCGGAATTAAATGCCGCATTATCGTTAAATTCAATGTTGGAAAGCGTGATCGATGCACAGCCAGATTTAAAGTGGGCGTATTATACGTCGGCCAAAAAATTCTTTTTCCTAGCGCCATCTGTTGGGTTGGATCAATTTCATTTTGAGGAAAAACATTTGGCTAAAGCATTTTGGCAGCAGGCGATACCACACAATAACCCAACGCTAGAGTTAGTGGTTACAGATGTCTATGAAGATGCTGGCGGAAAAGGCATGATGATAAGCCTTTCTTTGCCCGTCATGCACGCACACACTTTTCGAGGCGTTGTATCGCTTGATATCGGCCTTGATAGTTTGGCAAAGGAAATAAGAGGATCGAACATTGCCGGTTATTCGGCGCTTATTGACGAAAAGCACCAGGTAATCTTGAAAGATGCACTCATGGAGTCGAGCGCAATCGAGCAGCGTCCCGGTAATTTAATGTATTTACAAATAATTATGGAGCAACAAGTCATGTTGTTGCATAAAGTACCTCAGAAAGTTCTATTAGAATTGTCGTTGCGAGCGTCCGCTGCACGCTTGGTGGTAATAGTCTTTGCTTTGGCACTTATTTATATGGTGTTTCATCAAAATCAGCTTATGCGTAAAATTGAGCGATTAGCAGACACTGATCCGCTGACAAAATTGATGAATCGACGTGCTATGACACGCATTGTGGATTCAATGATAACCTACAATAGTCGCTATCATCAGCATATGAGCTTTATGCTATTGGATATTGATCATTTTAAAAAAGTGAATGATGAATTTGGCCATGCCGTAGGCGATAAGGTATTAGTAGAAGTGTCCTCCATATTGACATTCAATGTTAGGGCGAGTGATCAAGTGAGCCGTCATGGAGGAGAAGAGTTTTTAATTGTATTACCTAATTCAGATATTAAGGAAAGTGAGCGATTAGCTGAACGGATTCGTATGGCAGTGTTAACTAATGTATTTTCATCAGACAAGTTAAAGTTGAGTATCAGCATTGGCTGCGCAGAACTTTTACAGGATGAAGAATACAGTGATGTACTGAATAGAGCCGATGAGGCGCTTTACCGCGCAAAAAATAACGGCCGTAACCAAACAATCATTGCCTGA
- a CDS encoding response regulator, with product MALKVLVVDDASFVRDTVKRTLRQFLANIEIHDAVDGRRAVSVMKLNKIDLVLSDWEMPEMSGAELLHWVRTESNTPKVPFIMISSRGDRDHIVKAIETGVSDYLSKPFTADELRRKVNKQLRKIGYKDSARSAQRDTGFGSIDVLTGGKTEARTVEKGRATPQTKREGKPAKAATEVAGGRFEGKAQLRFPALTCQCVVRDLSLQALQGFIVRPETLPTVFDQAVVDLESKSGEALARLNGYVHSIQAVENNPNTSKLKIVIRFVDNDPEKFEILSKAIA from the coding sequence ATGGCACTTAAAGTTTTAGTCGTGGATGATGCGAGTTTTGTTCGTGACACCGTTAAGCGTACCTTGCGCCAGTTTTTGGCCAATATTGAAATACACGACGCGGTTGACGGGAGGCGAGCGGTGTCGGTGATGAAACTCAACAAGATTGACCTCGTACTCTCCGACTGGGAAATGCCCGAGATGTCAGGAGCAGAATTACTGCATTGGGTGAGAACAGAATCGAACACGCCTAAAGTGCCTTTTATTATGATCAGTAGTCGGGGTGACCGAGATCATATTGTTAAAGCTATTGAAACAGGCGTGAGCGACTACTTGAGCAAGCCGTTTACTGCAGACGAGTTGCGCCGAAAGGTGAATAAACAACTGCGCAAAATTGGCTATAAAGACAGCGCTCGTTCGGCGCAGCGAGACACGGGCTTTGGTTCCATTGATGTACTTACGGGCGGTAAGACAGAAGCACGGACGGTGGAAAAAGGGCGCGCGACACCACAGACAAAGCGAGAGGGTAAGCCCGCGAAAGCGGCTACCGAAGTGGCCGGTGGCCGGTTTGAAGGAAAGGCCCAGTTGCGCTTTCCCGCACTCACCTGTCAATGCGTCGTACGAGACCTTTCATTGCAAGCCCTACAAGGATTTATTGTTCGTCCTGAAACATTACCCACCGTATTCGATCAAGCTGTAGTCGATCTTGAAAGCAAAAGCGGCGAAGCATTGGCGCGCTTGAATGGCTATGTTCATAGTATTCAAGCGGTTGAAAACAACCCCAATACCAGCAAACTGAAAATAGTGATTCGCTTTGTTGATAATGATCCTGAGAAATTCGAAATTTTGTCAAAAGCCATTGCGTAG
- the yaaA gene encoding peroxide stress protein YaaA: MLIVISPAKNLDYETALPTRKHTKAALLDDANELMVDLKKLSPQHVSELMHISDKLGVLNYDRFQQWNLPFKPNNARPAVLAFKGDVYVGLDAYAFSDDDFAFAQQHLRILSGLYGLLKPLDLMQAYRLEMGTRFPTARGKDLYSFWGNKITDALNKQLKQLGSETIVNLASNEYFKSVKKEALNAEVITPVFKDWKNGQYKIISFFAKKARGRMSAYIISNGITDPERLKGFDWDGYRFNSAMSDGSELVFTRNME; this comes from the coding sequence ATGCTAATTGTTATTTCACCTGCTAAAAACTTAGATTATGAAACGGCCTTACCTACACGTAAGCACACTAAAGCTGCGCTGTTGGATGACGCCAATGAACTGATGGTCGACCTCAAAAAACTGTCGCCTCAACATGTTTCTGAACTTATGCATATTAGCGACAAGCTCGGAGTACTTAATTACGATCGCTTTCAGCAGTGGAACCTCCCCTTCAAACCCAATAATGCCCGGCCTGCAGTACTTGCGTTTAAAGGGGATGTGTATGTAGGGCTCGATGCGTACGCGTTCTCTGATGATGACTTTGCGTTTGCCCAACAGCATTTACGCATTCTTTCGGGCTTATATGGGCTATTAAAACCCTTAGACCTTATGCAAGCGTATCGGTTAGAAATGGGTACCCGCTTTCCGACGGCTCGGGGCAAAGATTTGTATAGCTTTTGGGGCAATAAAATAACCGATGCCTTGAACAAACAATTGAAGCAGCTAGGCAGTGAAACGATAGTCAATCTAGCCTCTAACGAATACTTTAAATCGGTTAAAAAAGAGGCTTTAAACGCCGAAGTTATTACACCCGTTTTTAAAGATTGGAAAAACGGCCAGTACAAAATTATTAGCTTCTTTGCGAAAAAGGCGAGAGGCCGAATGAGCGCCTATATTATAAGCAATGGCATTACTGATCCTGAACGGTTAAAAGGCTTTGATTGGGATGGTTATCGCTTTAATAGCGCAATGTCTGATGGTAGTGAGTTAGTGTTTACTCGCAATATGGAGTAG
- a CDS encoding DUF4265 domain-containing protein: MSNDLPVQDIALFAGAKPDGKPVIETLAAIEIEPNQFQLEKSPAFVRGIARGDVIAVEKERGTHTLIKRAGNLCIRVISKNDIALIADRLIPPFEKLGGVTDFRNERMVVLSIHVSCGFQAIEALLDQYVGEKSESGWMYGNVYHVENDELVPLNWWQELLKPE; this comes from the coding sequence ATGAGTAATGACCTACCCGTTCAAGATATAGCTTTATTTGCTGGTGCGAAGCCAGATGGCAAACCCGTTATCGAAACCCTCGCGGCTATCGAAATTGAACCTAATCAGTTTCAGCTGGAAAAATCGCCAGCCTTTGTACGAGGTATTGCCCGTGGCGACGTTATCGCGGTTGAAAAAGAGAGAGGCACGCACACGCTCATCAAGCGCGCGGGCAACCTCTGTATCCGTGTGATCAGTAAAAATGATATTGCGTTAATCGCCGATCGCTTAATACCACCTTTCGAAAAACTGGGTGGTGTTACGGATTTTAGAAATGAGCGAATGGTTGTACTGAGCATACATGTCAGCTGCGGATTTCAGGCGATAGAGGCCTTGTTAGACCAATATGTCGGCGAAAAAAGCGAAAGCGGATGGATGTATGGCAACGTCTACCACGTCGAAAATGACGAGTTAGTACCACTCAATTGGTGGCAAGAACTCTTAAAACCAGAATAA